The Meiothermus sp. CFH 77666 region AATTCTGTCCAGGATGGGAATGGCCAGCGTTACACTGAAGGACTCGTGGCGGGTGCGGTGTACCTGGTTGCCAATGTCGTGCAGCATGGTGGAGAGCAGCACGGTCAGGAAGGTGTCGTCGAGGTCACCGACCCCGCTTTCCATCACATCGGGTTTGACCCCGTGGTCGGTGAGGAGTTGCAGGATGGTGACACTGGCAGCCCCCGTCAAAAGCGCGTGCACCCGTCCGTGGTCGTTGTAACCCAGCTTGCGCACGGTGATGTAGTTGGCCATGTCCCAGTGGCCCCGGGCCTCGGCATCGGAGGTGAGCATCTCGTAGGCCGCAAGCGCCTTGGGATACCGCTGCAAACCCTCCCGTATGGCCAGGTCGGCCTCGACGTATAGCTTGGCCTTGGGCTGGGTGACCTGAACGGTGCGCTCGTTCATGACCGTGCTGCCATCGCTCATACCCTGATGGTAGGGGCTAGAAAGGTGAGGGGCCGTGATAAAAGACACATGGGGCAGGGTCAAGGGTCGAGGGCCAGGCGCCTGGGGCCAAAAGTGGATGAGGGTCAAGGGTCAAGAGTCGAGGGCGGCAAATAACACACTGGTTTGTATCAATCTGCAACCCAGCCGGATTGCCGCATTACTCTCCCCTGAACTGCGCGGGGCGCTTTTCCAGGAAGGCCTGGGTGCCCTCGCGCATGTCCTTGGTGGCACAGGCCAGGCCGAACAGGTCGGCCTCGATTTCCAGGGCCTCCTGTAAATCCAGGTTTTCGCCCCGTCCGACGGCTTCCTTGGCAAGCGCCAGGGCCACCGGGCCGTTTTTCAGGATGGCGGCGGCCAGCTCTTTGGCGGTTTGCAAGGCGTCCTCGCCCACCCGGTTGACCAGGCCCAGGCTCAGGGCTTCTTCGGCGGTGACGTGACGCCCGGTAAAAATCAGGTCGAGCGCCCTGCCCCGGCCTACCAGGCGCGGCAGACGCTGGGTGCCGCCAAAGCCGGGGATGATGCCCAGGCCCACCTCGGGGAGGCCCAGTTTGGCTTTGTGGCTGGCTACCCGCAGATCGCAGGCCAGGGCCAGCTCGAGGCCCCCTCCCAGGGCAAAGCCGTTGATGGCGGCGATGCTGGGCACCGGCAGGGCGGCAATCTCGTTGAAGACCGACTGGCCCATGATGGCGAACTCCCGGGCAGCGAACACGTCCTGCAGGTCGGCAATCTGCCCGATGTCGGCCCCGGCCACAAAAGCCTTGCCCTCCCCAGTGAAGATGGCCACCTTGACTTCGGGATCCTGGGTGATGACCTCGGTTACCTCGGCTAGCTCAATCAGGACATCCTGGTTAAGGGCGTTGAGGGCCTGGGGACGCTGGATTGTGACGATGCCCAGGTTTTCTTCCACCCGGTAGGTGAGAAACTCAAAATCGGGTAGCTCGAGTTCAAACTTTTCTGCCACGGCGAACCTCCTGAGGGCCCTGGGGCCGGTGCGTTTGCATGGGCCAAGCATAACAGAAGCGCAGGGCAGGAGGTACGGGCGGCCACTGTTCTGTTCTGGATAAAGCTTTATCAGAGCCGGATGGCTCTAAGAATTTGAAGAGCGCTCTACTTGGCCTCGAGCCAGTTGTCCCCCACGCCAATCCCAACCTCGAGGGGCACCGCCAGTTGCCAGGCCTCCTGCATCACTGTCCGAACCACTTCCGATACCTCCGGCACCCGACTTTCTTCAGCCTCGACCAGAAGCTCGTCGTGCACCTGTAGCACCAGGTGGGCGTCCAGGTGCAGGAGCTCGGGCTGTAGTTTGACCATGGCCAGCTTCATCAGGTCGGCGGCGGTGCCCTGGACGGGCATGTTGAAGGCCATGCGTTCGGCTGCCTCACGCACGCTGCGAATGCGCGAGTCCAGGTCGGCTACAAAGCGGCGGCGGCCAAACAGGGTCTCGACGTAGCCGTTTTGGCGGGCCTCGGCCAGTACTTTTTCAATCCAGGCCCGCACCCTGGGATACGAGGCAAAGTAGCGCTCAATGAAGCGCTCGGCCTCGGCGTAGGGAATGGCCAGCTCGTTCGACAGGCGATGCGCCGAC contains the following coding sequences:
- a CDS encoding phosphohydrolase; translation: MSDGSTVMNERTVQVTQPKAKLYVEADLAIREGLQRYPKALAAYEMLTSDAEARGHWDMANYITVRKLGYNDHGRVHALLTGAASVTILQLLTDHGVKPDVMESGVGDLDDTFLTVLLSTMLHDIGNQVHRTRHESFSVTLAIPILDRILEKLYRDPEQRIELRAFMLHSIYCHDLEPEPLTIEAGITAVADGTDITKGRGRKAFALGSVDIHSISALAVDEVQIMKGEQVPVEIRVVMNNSAGIFQVEEVLTKKVLRSPIRDYVTVIASTHDTEHDQRIIRRVRLHESEPRFTLD
- a CDS encoding enoyl-CoA hydratase-related protein; translation: MAEKFELELPDFEFLTYRVEENLGIVTIQRPQALNALNQDVLIELAEVTEVITQDPEVKVAIFTGEGKAFVAGADIGQIADLQDVFAAREFAIMGQSVFNEIAALPVPSIAAINGFALGGGLELALACDLRVASHKAKLGLPEVGLGIIPGFGGTQRLPRLVGRGRALDLIFTGRHVTAEEALSLGLVNRVGEDALQTAKELAAAILKNGPVALALAKEAVGRGENLDLQEALEIEADLFGLACATKDMREGTQAFLEKRPAQFRGE